From a region of the Phaseolus vulgaris cultivar G19833 chromosome 6, P. vulgaris v2.0, whole genome shotgun sequence genome:
- the LOC137831497 gene encoding SAGA-associated factor 11 isoform X2, with protein MRQLVLIRIQKPYSRLMSVPKEEDLSQHSQLSSHFLLDLLDSIIVDVASECHRVARLGLDSNLEEEDEELKLSAQARVRVADPSNSSEANGKYVVDIFGQTHPPVANEIFQCMNCGRSIMAGRFAPHLEKCMGKGRKARLKVTRSSTVAQNRYSRSSPVSAHSPYSNYSTNSMNRLANGTSTFAGEEHSNGTLES; from the exons ATGAgg CAATTGGTGTTAATTAGGATCCAAAAGCCTTATTCAAGACTCATGTCTGTTCCTAAGGAGGAAGACTTGTCGCAACATTCCCAG CTTTCATCTCATTTTCTCTTGGATCTCCTTGATTCCATCATAGTTGATGTGGCATCAGAGTGTCACAGAGTGGCAAGGCTTGGACTAGATTCTaatttggaagaagaagatgaagaattGAAGCTGTCAGCACAAGCCAGGGTTAGGGTGGCTGATCCTAGTAATAGTAGTGAAGCAAATGGCAAGTATGTGGTTGACATATTCGGACAAACTCATCCTCCTGTGGCAAATGAAATATTTCAGTGCATGAATTGTGGTCGATCAATCATGGCTGGGAGATTTGCTCCTCATTTGGAGAAGTGCATGGGGAAG GGTAGGAAGGCTCGTCTGAAAGTAACCAGGAGCAGCACAGTCGCGCAGAACCGGTATTCACGAAGCAGTCCTGTTTCTGCACACTCACCATATTCAAATTATTCTACCAACAGCATGAACCGGTTGGCAAATGGAACCTCCACTTTTGCAGGTGAGGAACACTCAAATGGAACACTGGAGTCATGA
- the LOC137831497 gene encoding SAGA-associated factor 11 isoform X1, which produces MRSFDFHQQLVLIRIQKPYSRLMSVPKEEDLSQHSQLSSHFLLDLLDSIIVDVASECHRVARLGLDSNLEEEDEELKLSAQARVRVADPSNSSEANGKYVVDIFGQTHPPVANEIFQCMNCGRSIMAGRFAPHLEKCMGKGRKARLKVTRSSTVAQNRYSRSSPVSAHSPYSNYSTNSMNRLANGTSTFAGEEHSNGTLES; this is translated from the exons ATGAgg TCGTTTGACTTTCACCAGCAATTGGTGTTAATTAGGATCCAAAAGCCTTATTCAAGACTCATGTCTGTTCCTAAGGAGGAAGACTTGTCGCAACATTCCCAG CTTTCATCTCATTTTCTCTTGGATCTCCTTGATTCCATCATAGTTGATGTGGCATCAGAGTGTCACAGAGTGGCAAGGCTTGGACTAGATTCTaatttggaagaagaagatgaagaattGAAGCTGTCAGCACAAGCCAGGGTTAGGGTGGCTGATCCTAGTAATAGTAGTGAAGCAAATGGCAAGTATGTGGTTGACATATTCGGACAAACTCATCCTCCTGTGGCAAATGAAATATTTCAGTGCATGAATTGTGGTCGATCAATCATGGCTGGGAGATTTGCTCCTCATTTGGAGAAGTGCATGGGGAAG GGTAGGAAGGCTCGTCTGAAAGTAACCAGGAGCAGCACAGTCGCGCAGAACCGGTATTCACGAAGCAGTCCTGTTTCTGCACACTCACCATATTCAAATTATTCTACCAACAGCATGAACCGGTTGGCAAATGGAACCTCCACTTTTGCAGGTGAGGAACACTCAAATGGAACACTGGAGTCATGA
- the LOC137831497 gene encoding SAGA-associated factor 11 isoform X3, which yields MSVPKEEDLSQHSQLSSHFLLDLLDSIIVDVASECHRVARLGLDSNLEEEDEELKLSAQARVRVADPSNSSEANGKYVVDIFGQTHPPVANEIFQCMNCGRSIMAGRFAPHLEKCMGKGRKARLKVTRSSTVAQNRYSRSSPVSAHSPYSNYSTNSMNRLANGTSTFAGEEHSNGTLES from the exons ATGTCTGTTCCTAAGGAGGAAGACTTGTCGCAACATTCCCAG CTTTCATCTCATTTTCTCTTGGATCTCCTTGATTCCATCATAGTTGATGTGGCATCAGAGTGTCACAGAGTGGCAAGGCTTGGACTAGATTCTaatttggaagaagaagatgaagaattGAAGCTGTCAGCACAAGCCAGGGTTAGGGTGGCTGATCCTAGTAATAGTAGTGAAGCAAATGGCAAGTATGTGGTTGACATATTCGGACAAACTCATCCTCCTGTGGCAAATGAAATATTTCAGTGCATGAATTGTGGTCGATCAATCATGGCTGGGAGATTTGCTCCTCATTTGGAGAAGTGCATGGGGAAG GGTAGGAAGGCTCGTCTGAAAGTAACCAGGAGCAGCACAGTCGCGCAGAACCGGTATTCACGAAGCAGTCCTGTTTCTGCACACTCACCATATTCAAATTATTCTACCAACAGCATGAACCGGTTGGCAAATGGAACCTCCACTTTTGCAGGTGAGGAACACTCAAATGGAACACTGGAGTCATGA